CATTCTGCGCCGTTCCGTTCCGGGCGTGTCACCGCTCCTTGTGAGCACCGCAATTCCGGGAAAGGGCGCGCCTGCCCGCTCAAAGACCTGCTTCAGATCTGCAAGCGGCCCGAGCACGTTTCGCTGTACATCGTTATTCAGTGCCTTGAGCGGAGATACGTAGAGCAGCCGGACTTTTCCGCCGGGCCATGCCCCCGTGATCAGTTGATGGAAGCTCCAGAGGAAGGCCGCCAGCGTTTTCCCTGATCCCGTCGGCGCGGTCACGAGAACGTTCCTCCCCCGGATGATCTCGGGCCATGCCTTCGCCTGGATATCGGTCGGCGCACCGAAGTTTTCCCGGAACCATTGTTCAACGAGAGGATGGAAGACGGATAGGGGCGAAGCAGGCATAGGAGGTCCTTTTCAATCCATCATAGCTTTATTGTATCACGGCCCGCGGGGTGGAGCATCCCTGCTATCTCGAAGCGGCCAGAGGGGTTCTGAAGAGAGTTTGTAAATTTCCGGAAGGAGGTGTGCGGGATGCGGATGAGATCAGTCCAGATATTGCTTCACATCGAGTCCCGCCGGATAGACGGTTCCAACGATCGAGCGCTTAAACCGACCGCCGGCGGTCTCGAGAAGGCTGACCGGCTGTTCGCTTTTTTCCGATCCGTCGAACCTGGTCAGGAGCAGCACCCGGGGCCGCATGAGGTCGCCCGTTTGGTGCACAACGACGCCCGTTTCTCCCGTATCCATCCTGGCAACGGTGCCGATCGGGAATATGCCGATCATTCTGACAAAGGCGTTCACCAGCACAGCGTTGAAGGGAGACCCGCGCTTCTTCAGCAGTATCCGGACCGCCTGGTCCGGCGGCGTTTGCGCGCTGTAATAGACACGGGACGCGGTGATGGCCTCGTAAGCGTCTACCAGCGAAACGATCTGTGAAAAGGGATGCTGGTGACGCTCCCCGTCCAGCCGGGGGTATCCCCGGTCGCCGCCGTGCTGGTGGTGTTCGAAGGCGGCGACCATGGCCAGCTTGGAAACGCCGGGCGTGCCCGCGAGGATCAGCCCTCCTTCAACAGGGTGCCGTTTGACCTGGTCGAACTCTTCGTTGGAAAGCCTGTCCGGCTTGTTGATGATCCCGTGAGCGACGTTCACCTTCCCGATGTCGTGCATGAGCCCCGCCAGCCCCAGCGCGGCGATCTGGGCCTTCTGGAAAGACAGAAACGTGCCCAGGGAGACGGCAAGGATCGAGACGTTCACGGAGTGGGCGAAGGTGTATTCGTCATACATTTTGAGATTGGTGAGTCCGAGGTAGGCATCCCGGTTCTCGAGAACATTGTCGACCATGGTCTGGACAATGGAATTCATTTTACGGACATTGGACGCCTTATCCGTCTGCACGGCCGTCACCAGCTCCTTCATGGTCTCGACTGTTTCCCTGAATATCTCCGATGCCCTCCGCTTTCCCGCCTTGATCGCTCCTCCCGCATCCTTGTCCACCAGCAGGACGCGGTGCAGCTCGATATGCCTGATCTCCTCCTGCGCGAGCACGGTATTGGGGTCCGCCGCGCCCGTAAAGTAGGATGCCTCCTTGCTCATCACGCTGCCGAACCGGAGGAGGTCATCTGCGGTGAGGCCCGGTTTGAAAACGATGCCGCCGAGGTCCCGGTTCGTGAACTGCTCCAGGGCCAGCGTGAGGCTCTGGTCCACCGGGATCGAGGTCTTTTCGAAGAACAGTTCGCCGCCCACCAGGTAAAAGGCCGCTTCTTTCCGGCCCACGAGCAGTTCGGCGATCTTGTTCAGCAGCTTTTCAGCGCCCGTCAGCATGATCGGGTGCGATTCCGGGTAGAGCGTCACGTTCTTCAGCACGGCCGACATGAGCTGGAACGCCGCCCGGCAGGAATCGATCAGCTGCTGCTTCGCGAAAAAGGCCTGTCTCGCCTCGCCGCGGCTATCGCTTTTCTCATCGGCCACTGCTGTGTCTCCTCGTAATCTCCTCAAGGGAACGCGCCGCGGCATCCCTGAGTTCGGTCTGGAGCCTGCGCGACTTCCACCAGCGGATACGGTTGTAGGTCTCGAGGAATACCGCTGCATCCCGTCCGCCGGTCTTGCCGAGGCTCTTGATGGCCGCCAGCGTCATCTCGTGCTCCTTCGGGTTCAGCGGCCGGCCCACGAGGAACTCGATGAGGGGCTTCGCCTCCTCCTCACCGATGCCGGGGATGTCCGAAAAGGTGCGGACAGCCATGAGCTGGATCGAGGGATCGGGGTCCTTCAGGAATTTTGCGAGCAGGGCTCCCGCCCGCTTCCCCCCGATGGACAGCAGCGCTTTGATCACTTCCTGCCGCACCTGAGCGTTCCGGTTGTCGGCTGCTTTCCGGAGCATAACAACG
This is a stretch of genomic DNA from Nitrospirota bacterium. It encodes these proteins:
- a CDS encoding DEAD/DEAH box helicase, with translation MPASPLSVFHPLVEQWFRENFGAPTDIQAKAWPEIIRGRNVLVTAPTGSGKTLAAFLWSFHQLITGAWPGGKVRLLYVSPLKALNNDVQRNVLGPLADLKQVFERAGAPFPGIAVLTRSGDTPGTERRRM
- a CDS encoding HD domain-containing phosphohydrolase, translating into MADEKSDSRGEARQAFFAKQQLIDSCRAAFQLMSAVLKNVTLYPESHPIMLTGAEKLLNKIAELLVGRKEAAFYLVGGELFFEKTSIPVDQSLTLALEQFTNRDLGGIVFKPGLTADDLLRFGSVMSKEASYFTGAADPNTVLAQEEIRHIELHRVLLVDKDAGGAIKAGKRRASEIFRETVETMKELVTAVQTDKASNVRKMNSIVQTMVDNVLENRDAYLGLTNLKMYDEYTFAHSVNVSILAVSLGTFLSFQKAQIAALGLAGLMHDIGKVNVAHGIINKPDRLSNEEFDQVKRHPVEGGLILAGTPGVSKLAMVAAFEHHQHGGDRGYPRLDGERHQHPFSQIVSLVDAYEAITASRVYYSAQTPPDQAVRILLKKRGSPFNAVLVNAFVRMIGIFPIGTVARMDTGETGVVVHQTGDLMRPRVLLLTRFDGSEKSEQPVSLLETAGGRFKRSIVGTVYPAGLDVKQYLD